The following are encoded together in the Aerococcus mictus genome:
- the rpmC gene encoding 50S ribosomal protein L29, protein MNKFSELKDLSVAELNAKEQEYKQELFNLRFQLATGQLENTARIKQVRKQIARIKTALRQQELA, encoded by the coding sequence ATGAATAAATTTTCTGAATTAAAAGATCTTTCCGTGGCTGAATTAAACGCAAAGGAACAAGAATACAAACAAGAGTTATTCAATTTACGATTCCAATTGGCAACCGGTCAATTAGAAAATACTGCGCGTATTAAACAAGTTCGTAAACAAATTGCTCGTATTAAAACAGCATTGCGTCAACAAGAACTCGCGTAA
- the rplE gene encoding 50S ribosomal protein L5, producing the protein MANHLKEKYNNEVKNALIEKFNYTSPMQVPKVDKIVLNMGVGDAVSNSKNLENAVEELTKISGQKPIITKAKKSIAGFRLREGMPIGTKVTLRGERMYDFLDKLINVSLPRVRDFRGISKRSFDGRGNYTLGIREQLIFPEIDFDEVDKVRGLDVVIVTTAESDEESRELLAQLGMPFQK; encoded by the coding sequence ATGGCTAATCATTTAAAAGAAAAATACAATAACGAAGTAAAGAACGCTTTAATTGAAAAGTTTAACTATACTTCTCCAATGCAAGTGCCAAAAGTTGACAAGATTGTTTTAAATATGGGTGTCGGCGACGCTGTCTCCAACTCAAAAAATCTTGAAAATGCAGTTGAAGAATTAACCAAGATCTCTGGTCAAAAACCAATTATCACCAAAGCGAAGAAATCAATCGCTGGTTTCCGCTTACGTGAAGGTATGCCTATTGGTACCAAAGTTACCTTACGTGGTGAACGTATGTATGACTTCTTAGACAAGTTAATTAATGTTTCACTTCCTCGTGTTCGTGACTTCCGCGGAATTAGTAAACGTTCCTTTGATGGACGTGGTAACTACACCTTGGGTATTCGTGAACAATTAATCTTCCCAGAAATTGACTTTGATGAAGTTGATAAAGTTCGTGGGTTAGACGTTGTTATCGTAACTACCGCAGAATCTGATGAAGAATCAAGAGAATTATTGGCACAATTAGGAATGCCATTCCAAAAATAG
- the rplV gene encoding 50S ribosomal protein L22: MAEQVLSAKATAKTVRIPARKARLVIDLIRNKSVGEAIAILKNTPRAASPVIEKVLMSAVANAEHNSDLDVTKLYVSEAYVNEGPTMKRFRPRAKGAASRINKRTSHITVVVKEAEEE; this comes from the coding sequence ATGGCAGAACAAGTTTTATCTGCAAAAGCTACTGCGAAAACAGTTAGAATTCCAGCCCGTAAAGCGCGCTTAGTAATTGACTTAATTCGCAACAAGAGCGTTGGCGAAGCAATCGCTATTCTAAAAAACACCCCTCGTGCAGCTAGTCCTGTGATTGAAAAGGTGTTAATGTCAGCTGTTGCTAACGCAGAACACAATTCAGACTTAGATGTAACTAAATTATATGTCAGTGAAGCCTATGTGAACGAAGGACCAACCATGAAACGGTTCCGTCCACGTGCTAAAGGCGCAGCTTCACGTATCAATAAACGCACCAGCCACATTACCGTTGTGGTAAAAGAAGCAGAGGAGGAGTAA
- the rplB gene encoding 50S ribosomal protein L2, whose amino-acid sequence MAIKVYKATTNGRRNMSGSDFSEITKKTPEKSLLAKQSRRAGRNNQGRITVRHHGGGHKQAYRLIDFKRNKDNVEGVVKAIEYDPNRSANIALIHYTDGVKTYIIAPKGLQVGTRIQSGADADIKVGNALPLKNIPVGTVIHNIETKPGKGGQLVRAAGTSAQVLGKEDKYVLVKLNSGEVRFILGTCRATVGSVGNEQHELINSGKAGRSRWLGKRPTVRGSVMNPNDHPHGGGEGRAPIGRKVQMTPWGKPARGIKTRDKNARSNKLIVRHRSKKR is encoded by the coding sequence GTGGCGATTAAAGTTTATAAAGCGACAACTAACGGACGTCGTAATATGTCAGGTTCCGATTTTTCCGAAATCACCAAAAAAACACCTGAAAAAAGCTTATTAGCTAAACAATCCAGAAGAGCTGGACGTAACAACCAAGGTCGTATCACTGTTCGTCACCATGGTGGTGGACACAAACAAGCTTACCGTTTAATCGACTTCAAACGTAACAAAGATAACGTTGAAGGCGTGGTTAAAGCTATCGAATACGATCCAAACCGTTCCGCTAACATCGCATTAATCCATTATACTGACGGGGTTAAAACCTACATCATCGCACCTAAAGGTTTACAAGTAGGTACCCGGATCCAATCTGGTGCTGACGCTGATATCAAAGTAGGTAATGCTTTACCTCTTAAGAATATTCCAGTTGGTACTGTGATCCACAACATCGAAACCAAACCTGGTAAGGGTGGCCAATTAGTTCGTGCCGCTGGTACCAGTGCTCAAGTTTTAGGTAAAGAAGACAAATATGTCCTAGTAAAATTAAACTCTGGTGAAGTACGTTTTATCTTAGGTACATGCCGGGCTACTGTTGGTTCTGTTGGTAATGAACAACACGAATTGATTAACAGCGGTAAAGCTGGACGTAGTCGCTGGTTAGGTAAACGCCCAACTGTTCGTGGTTCCGTAATGAACCCTAACGATCACCCACACGGTGGTGGTGAAGGTCGTGCACCAATCGGACGTAAGGTTCAAATGACCCCATGGGGTAAACCAGCTCGTGGTATTAAGACTCGTGATAAGAACGCACGTAGCAATAAATTAATTGTACGTCACCGTAGCAAGAAACGTTAA
- a CDS encoding L,D-transpeptidase family protein has protein sequence MASKHNGKKGFLIALVTVISVLALVYLGGSYYYQGHFLPETVMAATDISHQSPEEAESRLKDKLSNLGVKVTEKDQVIKEVKPQDLGIQFNISSSLEQVLAQQNAWTWPLAWFNQDHGVLAVEESKDNEAALKGLVNDLAINNAERQAPTNAQVVVDQANNQLSIKKESNGNQVSKEKLGQLIQTAIDQGQDQVKLEDAYLEPQVKSDDPEIQKQMEQFNKISSMKLALNIEDKDYPIDPATIQSWLIVQADSSLDVNRSKISDYLQELNQKVSGLLNPHEFKSTMSGTVTIFPGIYGWYIDRDRAVEEVAQAVLAGEDKSFEPSIAGQGYKVDNFFGDTYIEVDIPNQKLFLYENGQLSLETDVITGQDKSPTIPGANEIWNMESPSILRANSPITGIPYEQPVDYWMAFDYHAEGIHDAKWQPAFGGQLYRNMAGSYGCVNTSINVMPTIFAKSYVGMPVVIFNEESLH, from the coding sequence ATGGCTAGTAAGCATAATGGAAAAAAGGGCTTTTTAATTGCTCTGGTAACGGTGATCAGTGTCTTAGCACTGGTCTATTTAGGAGGGAGCTACTATTATCAAGGACACTTCCTGCCAGAAACGGTGATGGCTGCAACAGATATTAGCCACCAAAGCCCGGAAGAGGCAGAAAGTCGCCTCAAAGACAAGTTATCCAACTTAGGGGTTAAGGTCACGGAAAAAGACCAAGTGATTAAGGAAGTCAAACCCCAAGATCTTGGGATTCAATTTAATATCAGTTCTTCCTTAGAACAGGTCTTAGCCCAACAAAATGCTTGGACTTGGCCTTTAGCTTGGTTTAATCAAGACCATGGCGTCCTAGCAGTTGAAGAAAGTAAGGATAATGAAGCTGCTCTTAAAGGGTTGGTTAATGACTTAGCGATTAATAATGCTGAGCGCCAAGCCCCCACTAATGCCCAAGTGGTAGTGGACCAGGCCAATAACCAATTAAGCATCAAAAAAGAAAGCAATGGAAACCAAGTTTCAAAGGAAAAATTAGGGCAATTGATTCAAACAGCCATCGACCAAGGTCAAGATCAGGTGAAGTTGGAGGATGCTTACTTAGAGCCTCAAGTGAAGTCCGATGATCCCGAAATACAAAAGCAGATGGAGCAATTCAATAAGATTTCTTCGATGAAGCTAGCCCTTAATATCGAAGATAAAGACTATCCGATTGACCCCGCTACCATTCAAAGCTGGCTGATTGTTCAAGCAGATTCTTCTCTAGATGTTAACCGCTCTAAGATTTCTGACTACTTACAAGAGTTAAACCAAAAAGTGTCGGGCTTATTAAACCCACATGAGTTTAAGTCGACCATGTCAGGGACAGTGACCATTTTCCCTGGAATTTATGGCTGGTATATTGACCGTGACCGGGCTGTAGAAGAAGTGGCCCAAGCGGTCTTAGCCGGTGAGGATAAGAGTTTTGAACCAAGTATTGCCGGCCAAGGCTATAAGGTAGATAATTTCTTTGGGGATACTTATATTGAAGTTGATATCCCTAACCAAAAACTATTCCTCTATGAAAATGGACAATTGAGTCTGGAAACCGATGTGATTACTGGCCAAGACAAGTCACCAACGATTCCGGGTGCCAATGAAATTTGGAATATGGAGTCACCAAGTATCCTAAGAGCCAATTCACCAATCACTGGAATCCCTTACGAGCAACCAGTGGATTATTGGATGGCCTTTGACTACCATGCGGAAGGCATCCATGATGCTAAGTGGCAACCAGCCTTTGGTGGGCAACTCTACCGCAACATGGCAGGGTCCTATGGCTGTGTCAATACCTCAATCAATGTCATGCCTACCATCTTTGCTAAATCCTATGTGGGCATGCCAGTTGTTATCTTTAATGAAGAATCCCTTCATTAA
- the rplP gene encoding 50S ribosomal protein L16, whose translation MLVPKRVKHRREFRGKMRGEAKGGKEIAYGEYGLQALDSKWITNRQIEAARIAMTRYMKRGGKVWIKIFPHKPYSAKAIGVRMGSGKGAPEGWVAPVKRGKILFEIAGVPEEVAREALRLAAHKLPIRCKIVKRDVGGESNE comes from the coding sequence GTGTTAGTACCTAAACGTGTTAAACATAGACGTGAGTTCCGCGGAAAAATGCGTGGAGAAGCTAAAGGCGGTAAAGAAATCGCCTATGGTGAATATGGCTTACAAGCATTAGATTCTAAATGGATCACCAACCGCCAAATCGAAGCAGCCCGTATCGCGATGACACGTTATATGAAACGTGGAGGGAAAGTATGGATTAAAATCTTCCCTCACAAACCATACTCCGCCAAAGCCATTGGTGTTCGTATGGGTTCCGGTAAAGGTGCTCCAGAAGGCTGGGTAGCTCCTGTTAAACGCGGAAAAATTTTATTTGAAATTGCAGGGGTGCCTGAAGAAGTTGCTCGTGAAGCGCTACGTCTTGCCGCCCACAAATTACCAATTCGTTGTAAGATTGTCAAACGTGATGTAGGTGGTGAATCGAATGAATAA
- the rpsQ gene encoding 30S ribosomal protein S17 produces the protein MAEKRNHRKVLQGRVVSDKMDKTIVVQVDTFKFHPTYKKRISYSKKYKVHDEKNSAKVGDTVKIMETRPLSKDKYFRLVEIVEKSVII, from the coding sequence ATGGCAGAAAAACGTAATCACCGTAAAGTTCTACAAGGACGCGTTGTTTCCGACAAAATGGATAAGACGATCGTTGTCCAAGTAGACACATTTAAATTCCATCCAACATACAAAAAACGTATTTCGTATTCCAAGAAATATAAAGTACATGATGAAAAGAATTCAGCAAAAGTAGGCGACACCGTTAAAATTATGGAAACCCGTCCACTATCTAAGGATAAATATTTCCGTCTAGTTGAAATTGTTGAAAAATCAGTTATTATTTAA
- the rpsJ gene encoding 30S ribosomal protein S10: protein MAKQKIRIRLKAYEHRALDQSAQKIVETAKRTGAQVAGPIPLPTERSIFTVIRATHKYKDSREQFEMRTHKRLVDIVNPTPKTVDALMKLDLPSGVDIEIKL, encoded by the coding sequence ATGGCAAAACAAAAAATTCGTATCCGCTTAAAGGCTTATGAACATCGTGCGTTAGACCAATCCGCACAAAAAATTGTAGAAACCGCTAAACGTACAGGAGCACAAGTAGCAGGGCCAATCCCACTACCAACTGAACGCTCAATCTTCACCGTGATCCGTGCAACTCACAAGTACAAAGACTCACGGGAACAATTCGAAATGCGTACACACAAACGCCTAGTGGATATTGTTAACCCAACACCTAAGACAGTCGACGCTTTAATGAAACTCGACTTACCAAGTGGTGTGGACATCGAAATCAAACTTTAA
- the rpsS gene encoding 30S ribosomal protein S19, whose translation MSRSIKKGPFCDEHLMKKVQEQQDNDKKQVIKTWSRRSTIFPNFIGLTIAVHDGRKHVPVYIQEDMVGHKLGEFVPTRTYHGHAADDKKTRR comes from the coding sequence ATGAGCCGTAGTATTAAAAAAGGACCTTTTTGTGACGAACACTTAATGAAAAAGGTTCAAGAACAACAAGACAACGATAAAAAACAAGTAATCAAAACATGGTCCCGTCGTTCAACAATCTTTCCTAACTTCATTGGTTTAACGATTGCTGTTCACGATGGACGTAAACATGTTCCAGTTTATATTCAAGAAGACATGGTTGGACACAAATTAGGTGAATTTGTTCCTACCCGTACTTACCATGGTCATGCTGCAGACGACAAGAAGACACGTCGTTAA
- a CDS encoding IS30 family transposase, which produces MKHSNTKPRSYAHLSAEKRGIIQAMHREGNKQKEIANAIGVNQSTISRELKRGKTRQMTYDHQYVDVYLAETGSRVYKENRLNSKARGALFGKSTFIKAFEEALLTPKKDRVFSVDTFIHKYRREHPLEIVPCTKTMYKYINLGLLRVKNIDLPMKTRIRPRKQSSEPRGINKKLFGKSIDQRCPDVLFREEFGHWELDLVIGKKTKGEPCIITLVERKTRKLLTKKTWRWDAGSIVKSIKKMILKEGQACFKTLTTDNGSEFSKLSHLEYALKNLEVFFAHAYSAWEKGSNERHNRMLREYLPKGTSFKKLTYQELAHYTNTINNRFRKILDYQTPNDCYNMEVAKLQETLREAG; this is translated from the coding sequence ATGAAACATTCTAACACGAAACCAAGATCATATGCACACCTTTCTGCAGAAAAACGCGGAATCATTCAAGCAATGCACCGTGAAGGAAATAAACAGAAAGAGATTGCTAACGCCATCGGCGTTAATCAAAGCACCATATCTCGTGAATTAAAACGTGGAAAAACGCGTCAAATGACCTACGATCATCAATATGTTGATGTCTATTTAGCAGAGACTGGCTCGCGTGTTTATAAAGAAAATCGGTTAAATTCAAAGGCCAGAGGCGCTTTGTTCGGAAAGTCTACTTTCATAAAAGCCTTTGAAGAAGCCTTGCTTACGCCTAAAAAAGATCGTGTTTTCAGTGTTGATACGTTCATTCATAAGTATCGTAGAGAGCATCCTTTAGAAATCGTTCCTTGCACCAAAACCATGTATAAATATATCAACCTTGGTTTATTAAGAGTGAAAAATATTGATCTTCCTATGAAAACACGGATTCGCCCGAGAAAGCAATCAAGTGAGCCACGTGGGATAAATAAAAAGTTATTCGGAAAGAGTATTGATCAACGATGTCCAGACGTTCTTTTTAGAGAGGAATTTGGCCATTGGGAGCTTGACCTCGTGATAGGAAAAAAGACTAAGGGAGAGCCATGTATTATTACTCTAGTTGAGAGGAAAACGAGAAAACTTCTCACCAAGAAGACCTGGAGGTGGGATGCAGGCTCTATTGTGAAATCGATTAAAAAGATGATTCTCAAAGAGGGGCAAGCCTGTTTTAAAACCTTAACGACCGATAACGGTAGTGAATTTTCTAAACTATCTCATCTTGAATATGCTCTGAAGAATTTGGAAGTCTTTTTCGCTCATGCCTATTCTGCTTGGGAAAAAGGCAGTAATGAGAGACATAATCGCATGTTAAGAGAATACTTGCCCAAAGGGACAAGTTTTAAAAAGCTGACGTACCAGGAATTAGCACACTACACGAATACCATAAACAATCGCTTTAGAAAGATCTTAGATTATCAAACTCCCAATGATTGTTATAACATGGAAGTTGCGAAACTTCAGGAAACCCTTAGAGAAGCAGGCTAA
- the rpsC gene encoding 30S ribosomal protein S3: MGQKINPTGLRIGVIKDWDARWFEEKDYANTLHEDLAVRGYIEDALKDASISQVEIERAANKVNINVHTAKPGMVIGKGGSEVEKLRKDLNQLTGKRVHINVIEVKQPDLSAELVGENIAQQLENRIAFRRAMKQAIQRTMKAGAQGIKVQVSGRLNGADMARTEALDEGTVPLHTLRADIDYAWVEADTTYGKIGVKVWICRGEVLPTTNNQEEE, encoded by the coding sequence GTGGGTCAAAAAATTAATCCAACCGGTTTACGTATCGGGGTCATTAAAGACTGGGATGCACGCTGGTTTGAAGAAAAAGATTATGCCAACACGTTACATGAAGACTTAGCTGTCCGTGGTTATATTGAAGACGCGCTAAAAGATGCTTCAATCTCACAAGTTGAAATTGAACGTGCAGCTAACAAGGTAAACATCAATGTGCATACCGCAAAACCAGGTATGGTAATCGGTAAAGGTGGTAGTGAAGTTGAAAAACTCCGTAAAGACCTTAACCAATTAACCGGTAAACGCGTGCACATCAACGTTATCGAAGTTAAACAACCTGACTTAAGTGCAGAATTAGTCGGCGAAAATATCGCTCAACAATTAGAAAACCGTATCGCTTTCCGTCGTGCAATGAAACAAGCCATTCAACGCACCATGAAAGCAGGCGCTCAAGGTATCAAAGTCCAAGTATCTGGCCGTTTAAACGGTGCTGATATGGCTCGTACCGAAGCATTAGACGAAGGAACTGTTCCACTACATACCCTACGTGCTGATATTGATTATGCCTGGGTAGAAGCAGACACCACCTATGGTAAAATTGGTGTTAAAGTTTGGATTTGCCGTGGAGAAGTTCTTCCAACAACTAATAATCAAGAGGAGGAATAA
- the rplD gene encoding 50S ribosomal protein L4, translating into MAKINLYKQDGSQNGEIEVKDDIFAIEPNETAIFDVILMQRASRRQGTHSVKNRSAVSGGGRKPWRQKGTGRARQGSIRAPQWVGGGRAFGPTPRSYSYKLPRKVRRLALRSALSRKVSQDNLVVVDALSLDAPKTKEFKNILENLNVNEKVLVVVDKDNTNAHLSARNLNNVTVVDEDNVNVYDLENHVKVLMTQSALSNVEEVLA; encoded by the coding sequence ATGGCTAAAATCAACTTATATAAACAAGATGGTTCACAAAACGGCGAAATCGAAGTAAAAGACGACATCTTCGCTATTGAACCAAACGAAACCGCAATCTTTGATGTTATTTTGATGCAACGCGCTTCCCGTCGCCAAGGAACCCACTCAGTGAAAAACCGTTCCGCTGTTAGTGGTGGTGGACGTAAACCATGGCGTCAAAAAGGAACCGGTCGTGCTCGTCAAGGTTCTATCCGAGCTCCTCAATGGGTTGGTGGTGGACGCGCATTCGGTCCTACCCCACGTTCATACAGCTACAAGTTACCTCGTAAGGTACGTCGCTTAGCTTTACGTTCTGCATTATCACGTAAGGTGAGCCAAGACAACTTAGTGGTTGTTGACGCACTTAGCTTAGATGCACCAAAGACCAAAGAATTCAAAAACATTCTCGAAAACTTAAATGTTAATGAAAAAGTCTTAGTGGTAGTTGATAAAGACAACACTAACGCCCACTTATCTGCACGTAACTTAAACAATGTTACCGTAGTTGATGAAGATAACGTGAACGTTTACGACTTAGAAAACCATGTGAAAGTGCTTATGACTCAATCAGCTCTTTCTAACGTAGAGGAGGTACTTGCATAA
- the rplN gene encoding 50S ribosomal protein L14, giving the protein MIQTESRLKVADNSGAREVLCVSVLGGSGRKTANIGDVIVCTVKQATPGGVVKKGDVVKAVIVRSKSGTRRADGSYIKFDENACVIIRDDKTPRGTRIFGPVARELRENNYMRIISLAPEVL; this is encoded by the coding sequence ATGATTCAAACAGAAAGTCGCTTGAAAGTTGCTGATAACTCAGGAGCACGTGAAGTCCTATGTGTCAGCGTTTTAGGTGGTTCAGGTCGTAAAACAGCTAACATCGGTGACGTTATTGTATGTACAGTAAAACAAGCTACACCCGGTGGCGTTGTTAAAAAAGGTGATGTGGTAAAAGCTGTTATTGTTCGCTCAAAGAGTGGAACACGTCGTGCTGATGGTTCATACATCAAATTCGATGAAAATGCCTGTGTAATTATTCGTGATGACAAAACACCACGTGGAACTCGTATCTTTGGACCAGTAGCTCGTGAATTACGTGAAAACAACTATATGCGTATTATTTCACTCGCTCCAGAAGTACTTTAA
- the rplX gene encoding 50S ribosomal protein L24, producing the protein MRIKTGDKVEIIAGKDKGVQGTVLKTFPKKDRVLVEGANLVKKHQRPSQANPQGGIIEEEAAIHVSNVQLIDPETNEKTRVAIEERDGKRVRVAKKSGKALD; encoded by the coding sequence ATGCGTATTAAAACAGGTGATAAAGTAGAAATTATTGCTGGTAAAGACAAAGGCGTTCAAGGAACAGTTTTAAAAACTTTCCCTAAGAAAGATCGCGTGCTCGTTGAAGGCGCAAACTTAGTGAAGAAACACCAACGTCCATCCCAAGCAAATCCACAAGGCGGCATCATCGAAGAAGAAGCTGCGATTCATGTATCAAATGTCCAATTAATTGATCCAGAAACCAACGAAAAGACCCGCGTTGCCATTGAAGAACGTGACGGCAAACGTGTTCGTGTGGCTAAAAAATCTGGCAAAGCCTTAGATTAA
- the rplC gene encoding 50S ribosomal protein L3: protein MTKGILGKKVGMTQFFTESGELVPVTVIEAQANVVLQVKTLENDGYEAVQLGFDDKREVLANKPEQGHVAKAETTPKRFIREFKDVELGEYEVGSEVKVDIFQEGDIVDVTGTSKGKGFQGAIKRHGQQRGPMSHGSHYHRAAGSMGMASDASKVFKGKNLPGQMGGNTVTIQNLEIVKVMADKNVILVKGNVPGAKKSLVEIKTAAKSAE, encoded by the coding sequence ATGACTAAAGGAATCTTAGGTAAAAAAGTAGGTATGACTCAGTTCTTCACTGAATCTGGCGAATTAGTACCAGTTACTGTTATCGAAGCTCAAGCTAATGTTGTTTTACAAGTGAAAACTTTGGAAAACGATGGTTACGAAGCTGTTCAATTAGGTTTCGACGACAAACGTGAAGTTCTTGCCAATAAACCTGAACAAGGTCATGTAGCAAAAGCAGAAACTACTCCTAAGCGCTTCATTCGCGAATTCAAAGATGTTGAGCTAGGAGAATACGAAGTAGGTAGCGAAGTAAAGGTGGATATTTTCCAAGAAGGCGACATCGTTGATGTAACTGGAACCTCTAAAGGTAAAGGTTTCCAAGGCGCGATCAAACGTCATGGTCAACAACGTGGTCCTATGTCTCACGGTTCTCATTACCACCGTGCTGCTGGATCAATGGGTATGGCTTCAGATGCTTCCAAAGTCTTCAAAGGTAAAAACTTACCAGGACAAATGGGTGGCAACACTGTAACCATTCAAAACTTAGAAATTGTTAAAGTGATGGCAGACAAGAATGTTATCTTAGTGAAAGGTAATGTTCCAGGTGCCAAGAAATCACTTGTTGAAATCAAGACAGCTGCTAAATCAGCTGAATAA
- the rplW gene encoding 50S ribosomal protein L23, whose product MSAQDIILRPIITEASMEAMDDNKYTFEVATDANKTQVRQAVEELFQVKVVKVNILNVRGKLKRMGRYAGYTRKRRKAIVEVAEGQSIEIFPTTDEDSEE is encoded by the coding sequence ATGAGTGCTCAAGATATTATTCTACGCCCAATCATTACTGAAGCTTCAATGGAAGCTATGGATGACAACAAGTACACTTTTGAAGTAGCTACCGACGCTAACAAAACTCAAGTGAGACAAGCTGTTGAAGAACTTTTCCAAGTAAAAGTTGTTAAAGTAAACATCCTTAATGTACGTGGCAAGTTAAAACGTATGGGACGTTATGCAGGTTATACCCGCAAACGTCGCAAAGCCATTGTCGAAGTTGCTGAAGGTCAATCAATTGAAATCTTCCCAACAACTGATGAAGATTCTGAAGAATAG
- the tuf gene encoding elongation factor Tu produces the protein MAKEHFDRSKPHVNIGTLGHVDHGKTTLSAAIATVLAKNGFGEAKDYAAIDNAPEEQERGITINTSHIEYETANRHYAHVDCPGHADYVKNMITGAAQMDGAILVVAATDGPMAQTREHILLARQVGVPYFVVFLNKCDMVDDEELLELVELEVRDLLSEYGFPGDDVPVIKGSALKALEGDADAEQAILDLMEAVDEYIPTPERDTDKPFMMPVEDVFSITGRGTVATGRVERGKIEVGKEVEIVGLADKPEKTTVTGLEMFRKTLDYAEAGDNVGALLRGITRENIERGQVLAEPGTITPHTEFKAEVYVLTKEEGGRHTPFMNNYRPQFYFRTTDITGEVILPEDTPMVMPGDNVTMEVKLIHPIAIEEGTNFSIREGGHTVGAGVVSEIL, from the coding sequence ATGGCAAAAGAACATTTTGATCGTAGTAAACCACACGTAAATATCGGTACTTTAGGTCACGTTGACCACGGTAAAACCACTTTATCAGCAGCTATCGCTACTGTTTTAGCTAAGAATGGTTTCGGTGAAGCTAAAGACTACGCTGCGATCGATAACGCACCTGAAGAACAAGAACGTGGGATTACTATTAACACTTCTCACATCGAATACGAAACAGCTAACCGTCACTACGCTCACGTTGACTGCCCAGGCCACGCGGACTACGTTAAGAACATGATCACCGGTGCTGCTCAAATGGACGGTGCGATCTTAGTTGTTGCCGCAACTGACGGTCCTATGGCTCAAACTCGTGAACACATCTTACTTGCTCGTCAAGTTGGGGTTCCTTACTTCGTTGTATTCTTAAACAAATGTGATATGGTTGACGACGAAGAATTACTTGAATTAGTTGAACTTGAAGTTCGTGACTTATTAAGTGAATATGGTTTCCCAGGAGATGACGTTCCTGTAATTAAAGGTTCTGCATTAAAAGCTCTTGAAGGCGACGCAGATGCTGAACAAGCTATCTTAGACTTAATGGAAGCTGTTGACGAATACATCCCAACTCCAGAACGTGACACTGACAAACCATTCATGATGCCAGTTGAAGACGTATTCTCAATTACCGGTCGTGGTACCGTTGCTACTGGTCGTGTTGAACGTGGTAAGATCGAAGTTGGTAAAGAAGTTGAAATCGTTGGTTTAGCTGACAAACCTGAAAAAACAACTGTTACCGGTCTTGAAATGTTCCGTAAAACACTTGACTACGCTGAAGCAGGTGACAACGTTGGTGCCTTATTACGTGGTATTACCCGTGAAAACATCGAACGTGGTCAAGTTTTAGCTGAACCAGGTACCATTACTCCACATACCGAATTCAAAGCTGAAGTTTATGTTTTAACTAAAGAAGAAGGTGGACGTCACACCCCATTCATGAACAACTACCGTCCACAATTCTACTTCCGTACAACTGACATTACCGGTGAAGTTATCTTGCCAGAAGACACACCAATGGTAATGCCTGGTGACAACGTTACTATGGAAGTTAAATTAATTCACCCAATCGCTATTGAAGAAGGTACTAACTTCTCAATCCGTGAAGGTGGACACACTGTTGGTGCCGGTGTTGTTTCTGAAATTCTTTAA